From the Castor canadensis chromosome 9, mCasCan1.hap1v2, whole genome shotgun sequence genome, one window contains:
- the LOC109675508 gene encoding UDP-glucuronosyltransferase 2B31-like — MSMKWTLVLLIPLMCYFSSGSCGKVLVLPMDYSHWMNIKSILDELVQRGHEVTVLRSSVSVFIEPRKSSTIKFEVYPTSLDKKSFEDYFNELINEWVYNFPKYSLWTYYSQLKKFFRNFSDIMEMLCRDIVLNKKITKKLQESRFDVILADPVAPCGELLAELLQIPFVYTLRGLPGNTHEKYSGGIPLPPSYVPVILSELTDQMTFMDRVKNMLHVLCFDFWLQIFDDKKWNQFYSEVLGKPTTLYETMGKADIWLIRTYWDLEFPRPLLPNFVFVGGLQCKPAKPLPKEIEDFVQSSGENGVVVFSLGSMVSNLTEERANVIASALAQIPQKVVWRYDGKKPDTLGSNTQLYKWIPQNDLLGHPKTKAFITHGGANGVYEAIHHGIPMVGIPLFGDQPDNIVRMKAKGAAVRLDFTTMSTTDLLNALETVINDPLYKENAMRLSKIHHDQPLKPLEQAVFWIEFVMRHKGAKHLRPAVHDLTWFQYHSLDVIGFLLACVGTVIFITTRCCLICYQKYTKTGKKKKRD; from the exons ATGTCTATGAAATGGACTTTAGTTCTTCTGATACCATTGATGTGTTACTTTAGCTCTGGAAGTTGTGGAAAGGTATTGGTGTTGCCCATGGACTACAGTCATTGGATGAATATAAAGTCAATCCTAGATGAACTTGTTCAGAGAGGACATGAAGTGACTGTCCTGAGATCATCAGTTTCCGTTTTTATTGagccaagaaaatcatctactATCAAATTTGAGGTTTACCCCACATCTTTGGACAAAAAAAGTTTTGAAGATTATttcaatgaattaataaatgaatgggtatataattttccaaaatattcacTTTGGACATATTACTCACAGTTGAAAAAATTCTTCAGGAATTTTTCTGATATTATGGAAATGCTCTGTAGAGACATAGTTTTGaacaagaaaattacaaaaaagctTCAAGAGTCAAGGTTTGATGTCATTCTTGCAGATCCCGTTGCTCCCTGTGGTGAGCTGTTGGCTGAACTACTTCAAATCCCATTTGTGTATACTCTCCGTGGCCTTCCTGGCAACACACATGAGAAGTACAGTGGAGGTATCCCATTGCCTCCATCCTATGTGCCTGTTATTTTGTCTGAACTAACTGATCAAATGACATTCATGGATCGGGTAAAAAATATGCTGCATGTGCTATGCTTtgacttttggctccaaatattTGATGATAAGAAGTGGAATCAGTTTTATAGTGAAGTCCTAG GGAAACCCACTACATTATATGAGACAATGGGGAAAGCTGATATATGGCTTATTCGAACCTACTGGGATTTGGAATTCCCTCGTCCTCTCTTACCAAATTTTGTCTTTGTTGGGGGACTCCAATGCAAGCCTGCCAAACCTCTGCCTAAG GAAATAGAAGACTTTGTCCAGAGCTCTGGAGAAAATGGGGTTGTGGTGTTTTCTCTTGGGTCGATGGTCAGTAACTTGACAGAAGAAAGGGCCAATGTGATTGCATCAGCCCTGGCACAGATTCCACAAAAG GTTGTATGGAGATATGATGGCAAGAAACCAGACACCTTGGGATCTAATACTCAGCTATACAAGTGGATTCCCCAGAATGACCTTCTTG GTCATCCAAAAACCAAAGCCTTCATAACTCATGGTGGAGCTAATGGTGTCTATGAGGCAATTCATCATGGGATCCCTATGGTGGGCATTCCTTTGTTTGGGGATCAACCTGACAATATTGTTCGTAtgaaggccaagggagcagcTGTTAGACTGGACTTTACCACAATGTCAACTACAGACCTTCTCAATGCATTGGAGACAGTCATCAATGATCCTTT ATATAAAGAGAATGCTATGAGGTTATCAAAAATTCACCATGATCAGCCACTGAAGCCTCTGGAGCAAGCCGTCTTCTGGATCGAGTTTGTCATGCGCCACAAAGGAGCCAAGCATCTTCGCCCAGCTGTTCATGACCTCACCTGGTTCCAGTATCACTCTCTGGATGTGATTGGTTTCCTGCTGGCTTGTGTGGGAACTGTTATATTCATCACCACAAGATGTTGTCTTATTTGTTACCAGAAATATActaaaactggaaaaaagaagaaaagggactAG